Proteins encoded by one window of Hippoglossus hippoglossus isolate fHipHip1 chromosome 15, fHipHip1.pri, whole genome shotgun sequence:
- the wu:fj16a03 gene encoding uncharacterized protein wu:fj16a03, which produces MTADKSPVSFQSSVQLQSHVQKTRNMKLYLLLLLLLLPLSSAQQFSIDCYGEDFLMVNNQLLQCSSADQQACYTRDNGEKGCTRLENCSRKGWTCCHSNRCNA; this is translated from the exons ATGA ctgCAGATAAAAGTCCAGTGTCGTTCCAGTCGTCAGTTCAGCTTCAGTCACACGTACAGAAAACCAGAAACATGAAGTtgtacctgctgctgctgctgctgctgctgccgctgtccTCAG ctcaACAGTTTTCCATCGATTGTTATGGTGAGGACTTTCTGATGGTGAACAACCAGCTGCTTCAGTGCTCCAGCGCAGACCAACAGGCCTGTTACACCAGAG ATAACGGTGAGAAAGGCTGCACTCGGCTGGAAAACTGCTCGAGAAAAGGTTGGACCTGCTGCCACAGCAACCGCTGCAACgcctga